The Candidatus Melainabacteria bacterium RIFOXYA2_FULL_32_9 genomic interval GGCATTAGAACTTTTAATTTATCAATCCAGTCAGGTCCTATTTCAAGAGGTACAAGATCGGGCTCAGGGAAATATCTGTAATCATGAGCCTCTTCTTTGCTTCTCATTGAAACAGTGATTCCTTCAGCCTCATTCCAGAGTCTTGTTTCCTGAATAATTCTTTCACCTTTATCAACAAGTTCTGTTTGTCTTTCAACTTCATATTCAAGGGCTTTTTGTAATGCCCTAAAACTATTCATATTTTTGATTTCAGCCTTAGTGCCAAATTCTTTTTGTCCTATAAGCCTTATGCTAACATTTGCATCACACCTTAGACTTCCTTCTTCAAGGTTTCCATCGCAAACATCTAAATATCTTACGACATTTCTTAATTCTTCCATATATGCTCTGGCTTCTTCAGGAGAAGATATATCAGCTTCGCTGACTATTTCAAGTAATGGAACCCCTGTTCTGTTGTAATCAACCAGGCTATATGTAGATCCAGCTAGTCCTGCAGCTCCGGCATGTACAAGTTTACCCGCATCTTCTTCAAGGTGAACTCTATTTATCCTTATTTTTTTCTCGCCTATTTTTATCCAGCCATTTTTTGCTATAGGCATATCATATTGTGAAATTTGATAATTTTTAGGTAAATCCGGATAAAAGTATTGTTTTCTATCGAATTTAGAATGCCTGGAAACTTCACAGTTAAGTGCTAATCCTGTTAATATGGCAAAATTAACCACTTCTTTATTTAAAACAGGCAATACACCAGGGTATCCTGCACAGATAGGGCAAATTTGACTATTATGTTGCTTGCCAAACTCTGTTGCGCTGCCACAGAAAATTTTTGCTTTGGTTTTCAATTGGGCATGGACTTCAAGTCCAATTACGGTTTCATATTTTGATTTAAGATTTGTCATTATATTGATTCCTAACTAAGTCTTATTTGTATATTTTGTTTCAGTATATATTTTATAGGCTTTTTAACCTGAATGGCAGTGTTTCTAAATGATATTTTAACTGAAATAGTATCAAAATGAAATATTAAAAGTTAGAATTGATGCAGTGTTTTCTCTTATTAATTAGCCAGAGCAGCTAAATCGATAAAATACTTGTTTTTTAGATTGGCATAGGATTAAGCCTTGGTTATTTAATAGTTATCAATTGTTAGAATTTTGACCTTATCAAAATCATATGAAAAGATGGTAAGGGAGTATATTGGTAATTCTATAATTTTATATTAGAAATAATAAGTAAATTATTAAAGTAATTTGTATTTTTGTCAAAAAGCTCAATAAAATCTATAATTAATTGTATACAGTAGCGAACGGCATATATAAAAGAAGGAATAATAGATGAATTGTCCTCGTTGTGGAGGAAAAAATCAGGAAAATACTAAAGTATGCTCNNNNNNNNNNNNNNNNNNNNNNNNAACTTGTCCTAAATGCAAAGATTTAAATATAATTGGACGAGAAAAATGCTTTAGGTGTGGATTTAGGTTGATTTTAATTTGTCCTAAATGTAAAACTCCAAATCGTCCTAATGCTCAAAATTGCAGAAAGTGTAATTTTGAGCTGCTTAGAGTATGTCCAAACTGTAACACTCTAAATTATGTTAGAGAATTAAATTGTATTAAATGTTCAAAAACTTTTGCTTCCGCCAATCACAAAAATTCTGAATCTTTAGTCCCACCTGAGCAGAGTTCTGTAAATAGGCATCAGGATTTAGGAGATAGTATCTTTCTATCTATAGAGTTAATTAATTTTGAAAACATTAAGAAATATCTTGATTCAGATGATTTAACATTAAAATTTCAAAAGGAATTTCAACAAATAATAGTTAATGAAGCTAAAAAGAATGCAAAAGCTGTAAAAAAAGTATCTAATCAGGTGATAGCGATTGAATTTAAAGCTGGTTCTGCAAAACTATCAGCAATTTATGCTATAGTTGCAGCTCAGCGTGTTTTAAGTGATATTAGTGATCTTAATGTTCAGCTACAAGAAGATGTTGGGATAACGCTTGAAGCTAAGGCCGGTATTTCTGTTAGTTATCAAGCTAAAAATAGTTTTTCCAAGCTTGAAAGAGCTGTTGCATCGGTTAATGAAATTGTTGTAGTTGCTGATTTGTACAACCTTGTTTCAGATATGTTTGATTTTGAGGAAATTGATATTTCTCAAGGAAATGGCCTGCTAACTTTTTATAAGTTGAGGGACGATTCAGAATCAATTAATGATTCATCAATTAACATTGAAGATCCTGAAATTACCAGTACAGAAGAATTACAAGACACGGCTCAGGAAAATATTCAAAATAAAGAAAAGATAGAGAAACAGAGAAATGAGGTACTTCAAGCCAGAGATAAACTTAGAAAGACTAGTCAGATATTTGAACAATTTGGTGAAAAAGAAGTTTCTCAGGAAGAAGCATATAATATTGCAGCCGGTATTATAACTAAAGAGAAAAAAGGCGCTATTGTTGGAATAGCAGGGTTGGATGGGATTGGAAAATCAACTGTAGTTTCTTCTATTAGACAGAGCCTTTTAAATGAGAAGATTATATGGTTAATGGGAATGTGTCAGCCTGTTAATCAACTTGTTCCGTTTGCATTCTTCCAGGACTCTCTTAAAACCTTATTTAACTTACCTATGTTTACTCTTAATATAGCTGAAAGTAAGAAATTTCTCAGTCATTCTCTTGAAACTCTTGAAATTAAAGATAAACATATAGAAAATATTTTATGCAAACTGCTATTTCAGGAAAACCTTACCTCAGATCTTTCCGGTTTATTTGATAATCAGCTTGAAATTTATGAGAGTATTAGAGCAATTTTTAGTGCATTAAATAAGAAAGACAAGGTTGTTCTGTTAATAGAAGATCTTGAATTTATAGATATTGCTTCAATAGGCTGTATTAAATATTTAATAGATAATTTCTTTTTGGATAATGGTAATCAAATAATTGCTACATATTCACCTGAAGTTAATTTAAATGATTATTTCCTCTCATCTAGTTATAATGATAGGATTATCAAGCTTCATTTGACTAAAATGACAGATGAAGATATGGATAAAGCATTACTCGGGATGTTGAATAACCAGGATATTATCCCTGTGGAATTAAAAAAGCAGATATTTAGCAAGGCTAAAGGGTTTCCAATTTATATAGAGCAAGCTCTTTGGTATTTATTTCAAGTTAAGGCAATATTTCCTGAAGATAATCTTCTTAAGTTTGATCCCCGGGCAGAGAATATGCAATTACCAGAAAATATTGAAGCTATATTAAATGCACGTTTAGCTCAAATAAATACTTTAAATTCTGATAACTTAAAAATTATGCTTTCAGCAAGCTTGTTTGGGCAACGATCTATGTCGTCAATAATTCAGCTTATGCTTGGTATAGAAGCACAACAATTTAATAATTTAATGCAAATGCTTCTTTCTAACGGTATATTTGTTAATTTTGATAATTACAGTGTTATGTTCAAGCATAAGTTTATATGGAATATAGTTTATAAATTATGGCATTCTAATGAAGAAAAGGTTGACTACCATAATCAGGCTCTTGAAACATTAACAAAATATACTAAAGTGTCCGGGTCAATTCTTGCAGTTCAAGCTGAGCTTGCAAATTTTCCTGAAAAAGCTGTTGAATATTGGGGACGAAGTGCAGTTGAGGCAATTTCAGTTGGTGATGTGCAGGTATATGTTGCAACTCAAAAACAAACTGTAGGTTTGCTAGATAAAATTAACTTATCAGACGATTCTGAAAAAGAAAGAATCAAAAACCACATTTATGAGCAAATAGGGAAAGTGAGTTATGAGGTTAATCCACTGGAAGCGGTTGATTATCTTTCAAATGCAATTGTTGAAAGAGAGAAAAAAGGAGATACCATACAGGTAATAGAATTAACTGGATATCTTGCAAAGAGTTGTGAGATATTGGGCAATTATACTGGTGTTATAGAATGTGTGAACAGGGCTTTGTCTGGAATTGATGAGCAAAAATTTCATATAGAAAGCGCTTTATTATACTATTCGAAGTTAGATGCATTATATAATTTAGGAAAACTGGAAGAGACAGCTGTTATTGCAAAAAGCAAGGTTATACCTGTTTTAAGGAGTTTTATTGAGACTAATAACGTTATTCCGGGTTTAGGTGATCAAGATTTAAGCTATATTGAGATAGATGCAGAATTAACCCTTGCTAAGGCTTTAGCTGTTCAAGGAAATAAAGAATCTATAAATGTGGTTGGCTCGGTTATAAATAAAGCTAGTAAACTAGGATTTGTTGATATTGAGTTTAAAGCAAGAATAATTGAAGCTTTATACAGAATATTACAAGGTAGGACTAAATCTGCCAGTAATTCACTCGCTTATTTAACAGAAATAATACCTCAAATTAAAGATAAAACTCTTATAAGATTGTACTGGGATTTTGTTACAGCACTTTCTAAGATATTCAATGGTAATTATAGTCAGGCAGGTAAGCTTTGTTACTCTTTACAGATCCTGGCTGAAGAGTGTAGAGAGTATAATGTTCTTGCAATAATTAAGTTATTATTGGCTAAAACCCTAAAAGAAACCGGTAATATTGATAGCGCTAAAACCATTTATAATGAGATAATCACCTATTGTTCCGAGTATAAGATAGCTACAGGTGCATTATTAGGCTGGTATTTAATTGCCGAAATTGAACTGACTGATGGAAACATCCTTGCTGCTCATGAAATAGCCCAAAGAGCCCATGATATATCTCAAAAAGCAGAAATAAATAATTATTTCTTTACAGCATTATTAAAAGGCTTAATTGCAGAAGTTCATATTGTTAAAGGTAATTTTGAATCTGCCAGAATGTATGTAGAGCAGGCTCTTGAATTAGCAAAGAGTATGGAATTATACGTGGTGCAGGCAGAATTATATTTAACTTACGGTAAAATCTTTAGAAAAATAGTAGAATTGTCTGAAAGTGCTGAAAATAAATGGAAAAATGCTGATAATGCTTATAAATTATATATGTCAGCTTTAGACATAGTTAAGATGATTGAAAATGATTATATGACAAGCAAGGTTGAGCGAGAATTGCAGAATTTAATAGAATTTTGCGAGCTTTCAAGCATTAAAATCTAAAAAAATATATTATTTTTAAACTTATCAAACAATCTATCAAAGTAATTTTAATAAGCTCATAAAATAGCCTTCAGAAGGCTATTTTATGTTTTATGTGGAATTTCTTAATTTTTGTAAATTTAATATCTGTAAAATAGTACTTTTATTTCTTTAATCAAGATAAGTTCCTAGTAGCCGTAAATATCAGCAGGGTTTTCTTTC includes:
- a CDS encoding aspartyl/glutamyl-tRNA amidotransferase subunit B, whose amino-acid sequence is MTNLKSKYETVIGLEVHAQLKTKAKIFCGSATEFGKQHNSQICPICAGYPGVLPVLNKEVVNFAILTGLALNCEVSRHSKFDRKQYFYPDLPKNYQISQYDMPIAKNGWIKIGEKKIRINRVHLEEDAGKLVHAGAAGLAGSTYSLVDYNRTGVPLLEIVSEADISSPEEARAYMEELRNVVRYLDVCDGNLEEGSLRCDANVSIRLIGQKEFGTKAEIKNMNSFRALQKALEYEVERQTELVDKGERIIQETRLWNEAEGITVSMRSKEEAHDYRYFPEPDLVPLEIGPDWIDKLKVLMPELPEQKRQRYICDLGLSEYDASVIVESLEMARFFDKVAELGANIKTAANWLMGDITAYLKEKKISIQDTKLTPENLAEMLQLIDKGVISNNIAKKMITPLIEKGDSPRKLVEEQGVSVITDESAIREIIKKVLDNNASEVQKYKSGKPQLFGFFVGQVMKETKGRAQPETVNKIIKEELEK